The following coding sequences lie in one Allochromatium vinosum DSM 180 genomic window:
- a CDS encoding biotin synthase BioB, with translation MKTVESIQPLDPRALCARIQAGEAFAESVKTALNARGQAQEALFEIAREARLSGFPDRRAEVRSVIEISNICKQRCNYCNIGCEDTQKYVIPSDDLVEIAAFLHHERGRRVLLLQSGENKDRRFVANVIRACAQIKDRLPDIQLIGCIGNLSRDQYRAMREAGVDRYLLKIEASNPVLYEAAKPHDTWSERRQCLDDLLELGFMVGSGIIVGLPGQTEDDLVGDLRFLSELDLDMVSASVFIPGHGTVYEHEPRGDVETTLNFMALLRILNPNALMPTTSSLEKLKADGQYLGLMAGANTLTVHDGTPQAFQHLFPIYDDTRYRPNDDHLRAIAERAGLVVPA, from the coding sequence ATGAAGACAGTCGAGTCCATCCAGCCGCTCGATCCGCGCGCACTCTGCGCACGGATCCAGGCCGGCGAGGCGTTCGCGGAATCGGTCAAGACCGCCCTGAACGCACGCGGTCAGGCGCAGGAGGCGCTGTTCGAGATCGCCCGCGAGGCGCGGCTCAGCGGTTTTCCCGACCGGCGCGCCGAGGTGCGCAGCGTCATCGAGATCTCCAATATCTGCAAGCAACGCTGCAACTATTGCAACATCGGCTGTGAGGACACCCAGAAGTACGTCATTCCGAGCGACGATCTGGTCGAGATCGCGGCCTTTCTACATCACGAGCGCGGTCGGCGCGTGCTGCTGCTGCAATCGGGCGAGAACAAGGATCGGCGCTTCGTCGCCAACGTCATCCGTGCCTGCGCCCAAATCAAGGATCGCCTACCCGACATCCAGCTGATCGGCTGTATCGGTAATTTGAGCCGCGACCAGTACCGCGCGATGCGCGAGGCCGGCGTCGATCGCTATCTGCTCAAGATCGAGGCCTCGAATCCCGTGCTCTACGAGGCGGCCAAGCCGCACGACACCTGGAGCGAACGACGCCAGTGCCTCGACGACCTGCTCGAATTGGGGTTCATGGTCGGCAGCGGCATCATCGTCGGTCTGCCGGGACAGACCGAGGACGATCTGGTCGGCGATCTGCGCTTCCTGAGCGAGCTGGATCTGGATATGGTCAGCGCCTCGGTCTTCATTCCCGGACACGGCACCGTCTATGAGCACGAGCCGCGTGGCGACGTGGAGACGACGCTCAACTTCATGGCGTTGCTGCGCATCCTGAACCCGAACGCGCTCATGCCGACCACCAGCTCGCTGGAGAAGCTCAAGGCCGATGGTCAGTATCTCGGACTCATGGCCGGGGCCAACACACTGACCGTCCACGATGGGACGCCGCAGGCGTTCCAGCATCTGTTCCCGATCTATGACGACACCCGCTATCGGCCCAACGACGACCATCTGCGCGCCATCGCTGAACGCGCCGGTCTGGTCGTTCCAGCGTGA
- a CDS encoding DMT family transporter produces MALELIGILAALGSAATWAVGALLLKPFAEQLPAMALAFAKGVFGLVVLGGLIWLIGPNAMSWTTALVLFFSGVLGIGVADTLFFKALRELSSHTVVQLMLLGQVATIAMAVVFLGESLFWLQWVGVGLVILGVAIVLMAPEDEAGQGTDADVRATRRGVLFGLGSVMAMAVSVTMAKGALGEVDALTATWLRIAGGVVSLFLFAPLFYLGRGNWLGPILSDWRLAVRFCLIATFVTLGGFFLSLLAMKLTPLAIANTLLSTEPLFVLLIMALFYRETPGARRLTGSLVGVAGVAIISARTLFT; encoded by the coding sequence ATGGCCCTGGAACTGATCGGTATCCTCGCCGCCCTCGGTTCGGCGGCGACCTGGGCGGTTGGTGCGCTGCTGCTGAAACCCTTCGCCGAGCAGTTGCCGGCCATGGCTCTGGCTTTCGCCAAGGGCGTCTTCGGGCTGGTCGTTCTGGGGGGGCTGATTTGGCTGATCGGTCCGAACGCCATGAGCTGGACCACGGCCCTGGTGCTCTTCTTCAGCGGCGTGCTGGGTATCGGGGTGGCCGATACGCTGTTTTTCAAGGCGTTGCGCGAGCTGTCGTCGCATACCGTGGTGCAGCTCATGCTGCTGGGGCAGGTGGCGACCATCGCCATGGCCGTGGTCTTTCTGGGCGAGTCGCTGTTCTGGCTGCAATGGGTGGGCGTGGGACTGGTCATCCTGGGTGTGGCCATCGTGCTGATGGCACCCGAGGACGAGGCCGGGCAGGGAACGGACGCGGACGTGCGCGCGACCCGACGCGGCGTGCTCTTCGGTCTGGGGTCGGTGATGGCGATGGCCGTCTCCGTGACCATGGCCAAGGGCGCACTCGGCGAGGTCGACGCGCTCACGGCGACCTGGCTGCGGATCGCCGGCGGCGTGGTGTCGTTGTTCCTGTTTGCGCCGCTGTTTTATCTGGGACGCGGCAACTGGTTGGGTCCGATCCTGTCCGACTGGCGTCTGGCGGTCCGCTTCTGTCTGATTGCGACCTTCGTGACCCTGGGCGGATTCTTCCTGTCGCTGCTGGCGATGAAGCTGACGCCCCTGGCGATCGCCAACACCCTGCTGTCGACCGAGCCGCTGTTCGTGCTCCTGATCATGGCGCTGTTCTATCGGGAGACGCCCGGCGCCCGGCGTTTGACGGGGAGTCTGGTCGGGGTCGCGGGCGTGGCGATCATCTCGGCCAGAACACTTTTCACTTGA